In the genome of Streptomyces globosus, one region contains:
- a CDS encoding glycosyltransferase family 2 protein: MSAPLRVGAVVITMGNRPDELKALLDSVARQEGDPVEVVVVGQGVDPAAFADPAAGVRTVALPENLGIPGGRNVGIEAFGPGGSDVDILLFLDDDGLLERTDTAELCRRAFAEDPRLGIVSFRIADPETGTTQRRHVPRLRASDPMRSSRVTTFLGGANAVRTAVLGQVGTLPAEFFYAHEETDLAWRALDAGWMIDYRADMVLLHPATAPSRHAVYHRMVARNRVWLARRNLPLPLVPVYVGVWLLLTLLRRPSGPALKAWFGGFREGWTTPCGPRRPMRWRTVWRLTRLGRPPVI, encoded by the coding sequence GTGAGCGCCCCGCTGCGCGTCGGCGCGGTCGTCATCACCATGGGCAACCGCCCCGACGAGCTGAAGGCGCTCCTCGACTCCGTCGCCCGCCAGGAGGGCGACCCGGTCGAGGTCGTCGTCGTCGGCCAGGGCGTGGACCCCGCGGCTTTCGCCGACCCCGCGGCCGGCGTGCGCACCGTCGCCCTGCCCGAGAACCTCGGCATCCCCGGCGGCCGCAACGTCGGCATCGAGGCCTTCGGCCCCGGCGGCAGCGACGTCGACATCCTGCTCTTCCTCGACGACGACGGGCTGCTGGAGCGCACCGACACCGCCGAGCTGTGCCGCCGCGCCTTCGCGGAGGACCCCCGGCTGGGCATCGTCAGCTTCCGCATCGCCGATCCGGAGACCGGCACCACTCAGCGGCGGCACGTGCCCCGGCTGCGCGCCTCGGACCCGATGCGGTCCTCCCGGGTCACCACCTTCCTCGGCGGCGCCAACGCCGTGCGGACCGCGGTCCTCGGCCAGGTCGGCACCCTCCCGGCGGAGTTCTTCTACGCCCACGAGGAGACCGACCTGGCCTGGCGGGCCCTCGACGCCGGGTGGATGATCGACTACCGGGCGGACATGGTGCTGCTGCACCCGGCGACCGCCCCCTCCCGGCACGCGGTCTACCACCGTATGGTGGCCCGTAACAGGGTGTGGCTCGCCCGCCGCAACCTGCCCCTCCCGCTGGTCCCGGTCTACGTGGGCGTCTGGCTGCTGCTGACGCTCCTGCGCAGGCCCTCCGGGCCGGCGCTCAAGGCGTGGTTCGGCGGCTTCAGGGAGGGCTGGACCACCCCCTGCGGTCCCCGGCGCCCGATGAGGTGGCGTACGGTCTGGCGGCTGACCCGGCTGGGTCGACCGCCTGTCATCTGA
- a CDS encoding ABC transporter permease, whose product MSDTTQDGALATSKPPSEDAGLTPAELARKYGLSVSGARPSLPGYVRQLWERRHFIMAFSRAKLVAQYSQAKLGQLWQVATPLLNALVYYLIFGLILNAGRGMEKGVYIPFLVIGIFVFTFTQSSLMAGVRAIPSNLGLVRALHFPRASLPISFSMQQLQQLMYSMIVVLVVAVIFGSYPSLSWLLVIPALVLQFVFNTGLALIFARMGAKTPDLAQLMPFLTRTWMYASGVMFSINEMLKDRPAWIADVLQWNPAAIYMDLIRFALIDGYGSENLPPHVWAFAVGWAVVIGLGGFVYFWKAEERYGRG is encoded by the coding sequence GTGAGTGACACAACCCAGGATGGCGCCCTCGCCACGAGCAAGCCGCCGTCCGAAGACGCGGGGCTGACCCCTGCTGAGCTCGCCAGGAAGTACGGCCTGTCCGTCAGCGGTGCCCGGCCGAGCCTGCCCGGCTACGTGCGGCAGCTCTGGGAGCGGCGCCACTTCATCATGGCGTTCTCCCGGGCCAAGCTGGTCGCCCAGTACAGCCAGGCCAAGCTCGGCCAGCTGTGGCAGGTGGCGACGCCGCTGCTCAACGCGCTCGTGTACTACCTGATCTTCGGCCTCATCCTGAACGCGGGCCGCGGCATGGAGAAGGGGGTCTACATCCCCTTCCTCGTCATCGGCATCTTCGTCTTCACGTTCACGCAGAGCTCGCTGATGGCGGGCGTGCGGGCCATCCCGTCCAACCTGGGCCTGGTCCGCGCCCTGCACTTCCCGCGCGCCTCCCTGCCGATCTCCTTCTCGATGCAGCAGCTCCAGCAGCTGATGTACTCGATGATCGTCGTGCTGGTCGTCGCGGTCATCTTCGGCAGCTACCCCTCGCTGTCGTGGCTGCTGGTGATCCCCGCCCTGGTGCTCCAGTTCGTCTTCAACACCGGCCTCGCGCTGATCTTCGCGCGCATGGGCGCCAAGACCCCGGACCTCGCCCAGCTGATGCCGTTCCTGACGCGCACCTGGATGTACGCCTCCGGCGTCATGTTCTCGATCAACGAGATGCTCAAGGACCGCCCGGCGTGGATCGCGGACGTCCTCCAGTGGAACCCCGCGGCGATCTACATGGACCTGATCCGCTTCGCGCTGATCGACGGCTACGGCAGCGAGAACCTCCCGCCGCACGTCTGGGCCTTCGCCGTCGGCTGGGCCGTCGTCATCGGCCTCGGCGGCTTCGTGTACTTCTGGAAGGCTGAGGAGCGCTACGGCCGTGGCTGA
- a CDS encoding CDP-alcohol phosphatidyltransferase family protein has translation MPRPSVAELRPVVHPEGVKDRRSGEHWGGRLYMREVSLRITRLLVTTKVTPNQLTYVMTLAGVLALPALLVPGVWGAVLGVVAVQLYLLLDCVDGEVARWKKQYSLSGVYLDRVGAYLCDAAVLVGLGLRAADLWGGGRIDWLWAFLGTLAALGAILIKAETDLVGVARHQGGLPPVKEAAAEPRSSGMALARRAAAALKFHRLILGIEASLLILLLAVLDQIQGGLYFTRLGVAVLAGIALLQTVLHLVSVLASSRLR, from the coding sequence ATGCCAAGACCATCCGTAGCTGAGCTCCGGCCCGTCGTTCACCCGGAGGGCGTGAAGGACCGGCGCAGCGGCGAGCACTGGGGCGGCCGCCTGTACATGCGCGAGGTCTCCCTGCGCATCACCCGCCTCCTGGTCACCACCAAGGTCACGCCGAACCAGCTGACCTACGTGATGACCCTGGCGGGCGTCCTCGCGCTGCCCGCGCTGCTCGTGCCGGGCGTCTGGGGCGCCGTCCTCGGCGTGGTCGCCGTCCAGCTCTACCTGCTGCTGGACTGCGTCGACGGCGAGGTCGCCCGCTGGAAGAAGCAGTACTCCCTCTCCGGGGTCTACCTGGACCGGGTCGGCGCCTACCTGTGCGACGCGGCCGTCCTGGTCGGCCTCGGCCTGCGCGCCGCCGACCTGTGGGGCGGCGGCCGGATCGACTGGCTGTGGGCCTTCCTCGGCACCCTCGCGGCGCTCGGCGCGATCCTGATCAAGGCGGAGACCGACCTGGTCGGCGTCGCCCGGCACCAGGGCGGGCTGCCCCCGGTCAAGGAGGCCGCCGCCGAGCCGCGCTCCTCCGGCATGGCCCTGGCCCGCCGGGCCGCTGCCGCCCTCAAGTTCCACCGCCTGATCCTCGGCATAGAGGCCTCGCTGCTGATCCTGCTGCTGGCCGTGCTGGACCAGATCCAGGGCGGCCTGTACTTCACCCGCCTCGGCGTGGCCGTCCTGGCCGGCATCGCGCTGCTGCAGACGGTGCTCCACCTCGTGTCCGTCCTCGCCTCCAGCAGGCTGCGGTGA
- a CDS encoding ABC transporter ATP-binding protein: MAENNRGSIPTVIADDVHIVYRVNTGSSGRGSATAALSKILRRGKGDAPGVRRVHAVRGVSFTAYRGEAIGLIGSNGSGKSTLLRAIAGLLPCESGKVYTDGQPSLLGVNAALMNDLTGERNVVLGGLAMGMSREQIHERYQDIVDFSGINDKGDFISLPMRTYSSGMAARLRFSIAAAKDHDVLMIDEALATGDRKFQVRSEARIRELRQQAGTVFLVSHNNKSIRDTCSRVLWLEKGELLMDGPTDEVVSAYEKASGH, from the coding sequence GTGGCTGAGAACAACAGGGGCTCGATCCCCACCGTCATCGCCGACGACGTGCACATCGTCTACCGCGTCAACACCGGCAGCTCCGGCCGCGGCAGCGCCACGGCGGCGCTCAGCAAGATACTCCGCAGGGGCAAGGGAGACGCGCCCGGCGTCCGCCGCGTCCACGCCGTGCGCGGGGTGTCCTTCACCGCCTACCGCGGCGAGGCCATCGGCCTCATCGGCTCCAACGGCTCCGGCAAGTCGACGCTGCTGCGCGCCATCGCGGGCCTGCTGCCCTGCGAGTCCGGCAAGGTCTACACCGACGGCCAGCCGTCGCTGCTCGGCGTCAACGCGGCCCTGATGAACGACCTCACGGGCGAGCGGAACGTCGTCCTCGGCGGCCTGGCCATGGGCATGAGCCGCGAGCAGATCCACGAGCGGTACCAGGACATCGTCGATTTCTCCGGAATCAACGACAAGGGCGACTTCATCTCCCTGCCGATGCGCACGTACTCCTCCGGCATGGCCGCACGCCTGCGCTTTTCCATCGCGGCGGCCAAGGACCACGACGTGCTGATGATCGACGAGGCGCTCGCCACCGGCGACCGCAAGTTCCAGGTGCGCTCCGAGGCGCGGATCCGCGAGCTGCGCCAGCAGGCCGGAACCGTCTTCCTGGTGAGCCACAACAACAAGTCGATCCGCGATACCTGCAGCCGCGTCCTGTGGCTGGAGAAGGGCGAACTCCTGATGGACGGGCCCACCGACGAGGTGGTCTCGGCATACGAGAAGGCGTCCGGTCACTGA